The proteins below come from a single Etheostoma spectabile isolate EspeVRDwgs_2016 chromosome 4, UIUC_Espe_1.0, whole genome shotgun sequence genomic window:
- the LOC116687413 gene encoding NF-kappa-B-activating protein-like: MDNVEKNKKGMRTRGKKKTEGMNTLEEIPVISGSAMAPTAQLGLKQKSNELEMFKLRVEWQKEKIAELTKERDYLKDQLASALKKDDKGSIKEINLSSDSSGDSPVESSSDMSDSSSSSSEEDKIKKRKKKGKGKKYRKKSKKIKPKTRQRGKKSYFDPFPRFHWFLLSSAVQLLL, from the exons ATGGACAACgtcgaaaaaaataaaaaagggatgcGGACCCGGGGCAAAAAGAAAACCGAGGGCATGAACACATTGGAGGAGATACCTGTCATTAGTG gtTCTGCCATGGCACCTACCGCACAGCTGGGACTTAAGCAAAAATCCAATGAGTTGGAGATGTTTAAGCTGAGGGTAGAGTGGCAAAAGGAGAAGATTGCTGAGCTGACTAAGGAGAGAGACTATCTCAAAGACCAGTTGGCATCAG CTCTCAAAAAGGATGACAAAGGTTCCATCAAGGAAATAAACTTGTCTTCAGATTCTTCTGGTGACAGCCCAGTGGAATCTTCCTCTGATATGTCTGATTCCTCCTCGTCCTCATCAGAGGAGGAcaagataaaaaagagaaagaagaagggaaaagggaaaaaatataGGAAGAagtcaaagaaaatcaaaccAAAGACACGGCAGAGAGGTAAAAAAAGCTACTTTGACCCCTTTCCACGTTTCCATTGGTTCCTGCTTAGCTCTGCTGTACAATTGCTCCTCTAG